The following are from one region of the Coriobacteriia bacterium genome:
- the ahbC gene encoding 12,18-didecarboxysiroheme deacetylase: MIGISKLYCGAVEPGDVLRYDRDSSKLPSELLQFSRDKKPIVVWNCTQRCNLKCVHCYAASEDREYSGEMSTGEAKVMVDDLAAFGAPVLLFSGGEPTIRKDLVELMNHARSKGMRVVISTNGTLITPERAEAYAEVGLSYVGVSLDGGRETHDRFRGIPGSFDKAIAGIRNSKAAGIKVGLRMTINKRNWRDIGELFDIMEAEDIPRACFYHLVYTGRGSELMAEDLDHDETRAAVRLIMDRTRAMFEAGLSPEILTVDNHADGPFVYMELLKEDPKRAEEVLQLLRWNQGNSSGNGIACVSWNGEVYADQFWRHFSFGNVRQRPFSEIWTDVSGDSEQSELMAKLKDKRPHVKGRCAECRWLAICAGNFRVRAEAATGDLWEPDPACYLTDEEIGLNGGVEPADVAGGEMAAG, from the coding sequence ATGATCGGGATATCGAAGCTCTACTGCGGCGCGGTGGAACCGGGCGACGTGCTGCGCTACGACCGGGACAGCTCCAAGCTCCCCAGCGAGCTGCTCCAGTTCTCCCGCGACAAGAAGCCCATCGTGGTGTGGAACTGCACGCAGCGCTGCAACCTCAAGTGCGTGCACTGCTACGCGGCCTCGGAGGACCGCGAGTACTCCGGCGAGATGTCGACCGGGGAAGCCAAGGTCATGGTCGACGACCTCGCGGCCTTCGGCGCGCCGGTGCTGCTCTTCTCCGGCGGCGAGCCGACGATCCGCAAGGACCTGGTCGAGCTGATGAACCACGCCAGGTCCAAGGGCATGCGCGTGGTCATCTCCACCAACGGTACGCTCATCACCCCGGAGAGGGCCGAGGCCTACGCCGAGGTGGGGCTGTCCTACGTCGGGGTCTCCCTGGACGGGGGCCGCGAGACCCATGACCGCTTCCGTGGCATCCCGGGCAGCTTCGACAAGGCCATCGCCGGCATACGCAACTCCAAGGCCGCCGGCATCAAGGTCGGCCTGCGCATGACGATCAACAAGCGCAACTGGCGCGACATCGGCGAGCTGTTCGACATCATGGAGGCCGAGGACATCCCCCGCGCCTGCTTCTACCACCTCGTGTACACGGGCCGCGGAAGCGAGCTGATGGCCGAGGACCTCGACCACGACGAGACGCGCGCCGCCGTGCGCCTGATCATGGACCGCACCAGGGCCATGTTCGAGGCGGGCCTGTCCCCGGAGATCCTCACGGTGGACAACCACGCCGACGGGCCGTTCGTGTACATGGAGCTGCTGAAGGAGGACCCGAAACGCGCCGAGGAGGTCCTGCAGCTGCTCCGGTGGAACCAGGGCAACTCGTCGGGCAACGGCATCGCGTGCGTGAGCTGGAACGGCGAGGTCTACGCCGACCAGTTCTGGCGGCACTTCTCCTTCGGCAACGTCCGGCAGCGCCCGTTCTCCGAGATCTGGACGGACGTCTCGGGCGACTCCGAGCAGTCCGAGCTGATGGCGAAGCTCAAGGACAAGCGCCCGCACGTGAAGGGCCGCTGCGCCGAATGCAGGTGGCTCGCGATCTGCGCGGGCAACTTCCGTGTGCGGGCGGAGGCCGCGACCGGCGACCTGTGGGAGCCGGACCCCGCGTGCTACCTGACCGACGAGGAGATCGGGCTGAACGGGGGCGTGGAGCCGGCGGATGTCGCGGGCGGAGAGATGGCGGCGGGGTAG
- the hemB gene encoding porphobilinogen synthase, translating to MEFPVYRPRRLRANETVRKMVRETVLSPDDLIYPLFVKPGKGLRDEVPSMPGVFQITIDRLAGEVDGLKSLGVPAVILFGLPETKDEAGTGAYAEDGIVQRAIRAIKEHDSDYYVVTDVCMCEYTSHGHCGILDDRGCVVNDVTLELLAQTAVTHAEAGADMVGPSDMMDGRVQAIRGALDAEGHAEVPIMSYAAKYASAYYGPFRDAADSTPAFGDRRAYQMDPANAEEALREVALDIAEGADIVMVKPALAYMDVIRRVKDEFGHPTAAYNVSGEYALVKAAARNGWIDEDRVVLETLTGFKRAGADLILTYHAKDAARWMQR from the coding sequence ATGGAGTTCCCCGTCTACAGGCCGCGGCGCCTGCGCGCGAACGAGACCGTCCGGAAGATGGTGCGCGAGACCGTTCTGTCGCCTGACGACCTCATCTACCCGCTGTTCGTGAAGCCGGGCAAGGGTCTGCGCGACGAGGTGCCCTCGATGCCGGGCGTCTTCCAGATCACGATCGACCGGCTCGCCGGTGAGGTCGACGGGCTCAAGAGCCTCGGGGTGCCTGCCGTGATCCTCTTCGGCCTGCCGGAGACCAAGGACGAGGCCGGGACCGGCGCGTACGCCGAGGACGGCATCGTGCAGCGCGCGATCCGCGCGATCAAGGAGCACGACAGCGACTACTACGTGGTCACCGACGTATGCATGTGCGAGTACACGAGCCACGGGCACTGCGGCATCCTCGACGACCGCGGTTGTGTCGTCAACGACGTGACTCTCGAGCTGCTCGCCCAGACGGCGGTTACGCATGCCGAGGCCGGCGCCGACATGGTCGGGCCGTCCGACATGATGGACGGCCGCGTGCAGGCGATCCGCGGCGCGCTGGACGCCGAGGGGCACGCCGAGGTCCCGATCATGAGCTACGCGGCCAAGTACGCCTCGGCGTACTACGGGCCGTTCCGCGACGCGGCCGACTCCACGCCCGCGTTCGGCGACCGCCGCGCCTACCAGATGGACCCGGCGAACGCCGAGGAGGCGCTTCGCGAGGTCGCGCTGGACATCGCCGAGGGCGCCGACATCGTGATGGTCAAGCCGGCGCTGGCCTACATGGACGTCATCCGCCGGGTGAAGGACGAGTTCGGCCATCCCACAGCCGCCTACAACGTCTCCGGCGAGTACGCGCTCGTGAAGGCCGCCGCGCGGAACGGCTGGATCGACGAGGACCGCGTCGTGCTGGAGACGCTGACGGGCTTCAAGCGCGCCGGGGCCGACCTCATCCTCACATACCACGCCAAGGACGCCGCCCGATGGATGCAGAGGTAG
- the hemC gene encoding hydroxymethylbilane synthase, which produces MPADRERLVIGTRGSKLALWQSNHIKSRLEEITGLPVELRVIKTTGDRILDAPLAKIGGKGLFTKEIEVELLAGNVDLAVHSMKDVPTELPEGCAVCATPRRVDPRDAIVSGKGYDLSTLPQGATLGTSSLRRRAQVLAIRPDLDVVDLRGNLDTRMRKAETGELDAVILAAAGITRMGWADRITHHIDPGQMVSAVGQGAIGVEIREDDGYMRGVCEALNDADTMTCVTAERVVMRSLEGGCQVPIGAYARLEGETLVMDGVVADLDGSTVLRHGVSGDPGEPEMLGAAMVDRLLDMGAQAILDAIRGTDDVGGEVDDPLRT; this is translated from the coding sequence TTGCCCGCTGACCGGGAGAGACTCGTCATCGGCACGCGCGGGAGCAAGCTGGCGCTCTGGCAGAGCAACCACATCAAGAGCCGTCTCGAGGAGATCACGGGGTTGCCCGTGGAGCTGAGGGTGATCAAGACCACCGGTGACAGGATCCTCGACGCCCCGCTCGCCAAGATCGGGGGCAAGGGGCTGTTCACCAAGGAGATCGAGGTCGAGCTGCTCGCGGGAAACGTGGACCTGGCCGTCCACTCGATGAAGGACGTGCCCACCGAGCTGCCCGAGGGGTGCGCCGTATGCGCGACCCCGCGGAGGGTCGACCCGCGGGACGCCATCGTGTCCGGCAAGGGCTACGACCTCTCCACGCTGCCGCAGGGAGCGACGCTGGGCACCAGCTCGCTGCGGCGCCGCGCGCAGGTGCTCGCGATCAGACCCGACCTGGACGTCGTGGACCTGCGCGGCAACCTGGACACGCGCATGCGCAAGGCCGAGACCGGAGAGCTCGACGCGGTCATCCTCGCGGCGGCGGGTATCACCCGCATGGGCTGGGCCGACCGCATCACGCACCACATCGACCCCGGCCAGATGGTATCCGCCGTCGGACAGGGAGCGATCGGCGTGGAGATCCGTGAGGACGACGGGTACATGCGCGGCGTGTGCGAGGCGCTCAACGACGCCGACACGATGACGTGCGTGACCGCCGAGCGGGTCGTCATGCGCTCGCTCGAGGGCGGGTGCCAGGTGCCCATCGGGGCCTACGCGCGCCTGGAGGGCGAGACGCTCGTCATGGACGGGGTGGTGGCCGACCTGGACGGCAGCACCGTCTTGCGACATGGCGTCTCCGGCGATCCCGGAGAGCCCGAGATGCTCGGAGCGGCGATGGTCGACCGGCTGCTGGACATGGGCGCCCAGGCCATCCTGGACGCCATACGGGGGACCGACGACGTCGGGGGTGAGGTGGACGACCCGCTCCGGACCTAG
- the cobA gene encoding uroporphyrinogen-III C-methyltransferase, which produces MGAPIVYLIGAGPGDPGLMTLKGMQCLGKADVVVYDYLANPKFLAAARPDAELIYVGKKGWSAHMTQPEINELLVAKASEGGGKVVARLKGGDPFVFGRGGEEALRLAEAGIPFEVVPGVTSGSAAPAYAGIPVTHRGVTADMAFVTGHEDPTKEMSDVNWEKLATAVGTLCFFMGIKNLPEISSRLIEHGRPADTPVALVRWGTTPRQEVLTGTLADIAAKSAEAGFKAPAITVVGEVVRLREKLRWFEDKPLFGKTVVVTRSRAQASALTDALEGLGAEVLEFPTIETVEPEDWGAADQAIRNLQKYGWVVFTSVNGVEAFFDRMEMHDADGRQFAGARVAAIGPATEARCVSRGIRPDYVPSEYRAEGLVEGFCERGVGEGTNVLIARAAEAREVLPDTLRAAGANVDVVPVYRTVPGRGESSVVERLAEGTVDVVTFTSSSTVKNFVRLAEEGLRAREEGEGTSVADAMSGVLVASIGPITSQTARDLGLQVDVEAAEYTIPGLVQALTERFCAAEGVACDAEAAGPGGPLEEE; this is translated from the coding sequence GTGGGAGCACCCATCGTCTACCTCATCGGCGCCGGGCCGGGCGACCCCGGGCTGATGACGCTCAAGGGCATGCAGTGCCTGGGCAAGGCCGATGTGGTCGTCTACGACTACCTGGCCAACCCCAAGTTCCTCGCCGCCGCCCGCCCCGACGCCGAGCTCATCTACGTCGGAAAGAAGGGCTGGTCGGCGCACATGACGCAGCCCGAGATCAACGAGTTGCTGGTCGCCAAGGCCTCGGAGGGCGGCGGCAAGGTGGTGGCGCGCCTGAAGGGCGGAGACCCGTTCGTCTTCGGGCGCGGCGGCGAGGAGGCGCTGCGGCTGGCCGAGGCGGGGATCCCGTTCGAGGTCGTGCCGGGGGTCACCTCGGGATCGGCCGCGCCCGCCTACGCCGGCATCCCGGTCACGCACAGAGGGGTCACCGCCGACATGGCGTTCGTGACCGGTCACGAGGACCCCACCAAGGAGATGTCCGACGTCAACTGGGAGAAGCTCGCCACGGCCGTGGGCACGCTGTGCTTCTTCATGGGCATCAAGAACCTCCCCGAGATCAGCTCGCGGCTGATCGAGCACGGCCGCCCGGCGGACACGCCGGTCGCGCTCGTGCGCTGGGGGACGACCCCCCGGCAGGAGGTGCTGACCGGGACGCTCGCCGACATCGCGGCCAAGTCGGCCGAGGCGGGCTTCAAGGCGCCGGCGATCACGGTCGTCGGCGAGGTGGTCCGCCTGCGCGAGAAGCTGCGCTGGTTCGAGGACAAGCCGCTCTTCGGCAAGACGGTCGTGGTCACGCGTTCGCGCGCGCAGGCCTCGGCGCTCACCGACGCGCTCGAGGGGCTCGGCGCCGAGGTTCTGGAGTTCCCCACGATCGAGACGGTCGAGCCCGAGGACTGGGGTGCCGCGGACCAGGCGATCCGCAACCTGCAGAAGTACGGCTGGGTCGTGTTCACCTCGGTGAACGGGGTCGAGGCGTTCTTCGACCGCATGGAGATGCACGACGCGGACGGACGCCAGTTCGCCGGCGCGCGGGTGGCGGCCATCGGCCCCGCTACGGAGGCGCGCTGCGTCTCCCGAGGAATCCGCCCCGACTACGTGCCCTCGGAGTACCGCGCGGAAGGACTCGTCGAGGGGTTCTGCGAGCGGGGCGTGGGCGAGGGAACCAACGTGCTCATCGCCCGGGCCGCCGAGGCTCGCGAGGTGCTCCCCGACACGCTGCGCGCGGCCGGCGCGAACGTGGATGTGGTGCCGGTGTACCGCACGGTGCCGGGCCGAGGAGAGAGCAGCGTGGTGGAGCGGCTCGCCGAGGGCACCGTGGACGTGGTGACGTTCACCTCGTCCTCCACCGTCAAGAACTTCGTGCGGCTCGCCGAGGAGGGGCTCCGCGCGCGCGAAGAGGGCGAGGGCACGTCCGTTGCTGACGCGATGAGCGGCGTGCTGGTCGCCTCCATCGGCCCGATCACCTCGCAGACCGCGCGCGACCTCGGCTTGCAGGTGGACGTGGAAGCGGCGGAGTACACGATCCCGGGCCTCGTGCAGGCCCTCACGGAGCGCTTCTGCGCCGCGGAAGGCGTGGCGTGTGACGCGGAGGCCGCCGGTCCCGGCGGCCCGCTGGAAGAGGAGTAG